From a region of the Acomys russatus chromosome 4, mAcoRus1.1, whole genome shotgun sequence genome:
- the Ptpmt1 gene encoding phosphatidylglycerophosphatase and protein-tyrosine phosphatase 1, with translation MVPVPGSPRPGRDRGDPASQGPEELGCRQLSPSASFSRWLAASPGAGSSPLSLVGWGGMAASAWLEAGLARVLFYPTLLYTLFRGTVRGRAHRDWYHRIDPTVLLGALPLRSMTRRLVVDENVRGVITMNEEYETRFLCNTSKEWKKAGVEQLRLSTVDMTGVPTLANLHRGVEFALKYQSLGQCVYVHCKAGRSRSATMVAAYLIQVHSWSPEEAIEAIAKIRSHITIRPNQLEVLKQFHKEIAARAGQNN, from the exons ATGGTTCCCGTCCCGGGATCCCCGAGGCCTGGCCGGGACCGCGGGGACCCAGCTTCGCAGGGTCCGGAGGAGCTGGGCTGCCGGCAGCTCTCGCCCTCCGCGTCCTTCTCGCGGTGGCTGGCCGCGAGCCCGGGGGCGGGCAGCTCGCCGCTGAGcctggtggggtggggcgggatgGCGGCGTCCGCGTGGCTGGAGGCCGGCCTGGCCCGGGTCCTCTTCTACCCGACGCTGCTCTACACCCTGTTCCGGGGGACGGTGCGCGGCCGGGCGCACCGGGACTGGTACCACCGCATCGACCCCACGGTGCTGCTGGGCGCGCTGCCGCTGCGGAGCATGACGCGCCGG CTGGTAGTGGACGAGAATGTTCGCGGGGTGATCACCATGAACGAGGAGTACGAGACTAGATTCCTGTGCAACACCTCGAAG GAATGGAAGAAAGCGGGAGTCGAGCAGCTACGGCTCAGCACTGTTGACATGACTGGAGTCCCAACCTTGGCCAACCTCCACAGAGGAGTTGAGTTTGCTCTCAAGTACCAGTCGTTGGGCCAGTGTGTCTACGTGCACTGTAAGGCTGGGCGATCCAGAAGTGCCACAATGGTGGCAGCATATCTGATTCAG GTGCACagctggagtccagaagaggccaTAGAAGCTATCGCCAAAATCCGCTCACATATCACCATCAGGCCCAACCAGCTGGAAGTTCTCAAGCAGTTCCACAAGGAGATTGCTGCAAGGGCAGGACAGAATAACTAA